The following are encoded in a window of Rubellicoccus peritrichatus genomic DNA:
- a CDS encoding SGNH/GDSL hydrolase family protein: protein MKTKFIYFAFSCLFAASMSCVAVAQEDDKDQEQQITVHRPENEDPSLKNVLLLGDDVMFAYEQELVGLIGDKANCTFISMPQGASPDWDAFSEEYIQGLGWDVIHFSYGRELMLHVDADGHPVEEANDGMPLGDKAEVWGIYESLIKTLGESDAFLIGCTTTPVRGNMSGYAGDVDWTYGSRFKQLLGPNGVKINDLADYTRTRRNEMVRQNSNLPTDIGEQLMAEQVANNILEAFNEGQNPDRPRILIVGDSIVGGYYGATRNLFGGSAAVYSGGTTYNDPNPNWKKIVDQYIKKGGDRGWDVIQFNWGLHAVKYVDENNKGSEPGKPGAHIQFTPEEYVENLEAFVNELKRTGATLVFATTTPIPKGSPGSIRYLDLEEYNGPAKAIMGKHGILVNDLYSFAMPRLEEIQIKDNVHFHAQGSEELAKQNYSVLAPLLD from the coding sequence ATGAAAACAAAATTCATATACTTTGCCTTCAGCTGTTTGTTTGCAGCTTCAATGAGTTGTGTGGCTGTTGCGCAAGAAGATGATAAAGATCAAGAACAACAGATTACCGTGCATCGGCCAGAGAATGAAGACCCGTCTTTAAAGAATGTTCTTCTCTTGGGGGATGATGTGATGTTTGCCTATGAGCAGGAGCTCGTAGGCTTGATTGGAGATAAGGCGAATTGTACTTTTATCAGTATGCCACAGGGAGCCAGTCCGGATTGGGATGCATTTAGCGAAGAATACATTCAGGGACTGGGCTGGGACGTAATTCATTTTTCTTATGGGCGAGAACTCATGCTGCATGTTGATGCAGACGGACATCCCGTTGAAGAAGCCAATGATGGAATGCCATTGGGTGACAAAGCCGAGGTCTGGGGAATTTATGAATCATTAATAAAAACGCTAGGTGAGTCAGATGCATTTTTAATTGGCTGTACGACGACTCCAGTTCGAGGAAATATGTCCGGTTATGCCGGAGACGTTGATTGGACCTATGGGAGCCGCTTTAAGCAATTGCTGGGACCAAATGGAGTTAAGATTAATGATCTGGCTGATTACACTAGAACTCGAAGAAATGAGATGGTTCGCCAAAACTCCAACCTTCCAACTGATATTGGCGAGCAGTTGATGGCTGAGCAGGTTGCTAATAACATTCTGGAAGCATTCAATGAAGGGCAGAATCCGGACCGTCCTCGGATTCTGATCGTTGGTGATTCGATCGTAGGTGGTTATTATGGAGCTACACGAAATCTTTTTGGAGGATCAGCAGCGGTTTATTCAGGCGGCACTACATACAATGACCCTAATCCAAACTGGAAGAAAATTGTTGATCAGTATATAAAGAAAGGTGGGGATCGTGGCTGGGATGTAATCCAGTTCAATTGGGGACTTCATGCTGTCAAGTACGTTGATGAGAATAACAAGGGCAGTGAACCGGGTAAGCCTGGGGCTCATATTCAGTTTACCCCGGAAGAGTATGTCGAAAACCTTGAAGCTTTTGTGAATGAATTAAAACGCACAGGCGCCACACTTGTTTTTGCAACCACGACGCCTATTCCAAAAGGCTCACCCGGCTCTATCCGTTACCTTGATTTGGAGGAATACAATGGTCCGGCCAAAGCAATCATGGGAAAACATGGAATTCTGGTGAATGATCTGTACTCATTTGCGATGCCACGTCTGGAGGAGATACAGATCAAGGACAATGTACATTTTCATGCACAAGGTTCAGAAGAATTGGCAAAGCAGAATTACAGTGTCTTGGCTCCTTTGCTGGATTGA
- a CDS encoding mechanosensitive ion channel family protein: protein MKLRFYYILCLQTALFFSGDLFSKDNTEVGENSSLHDNYEPLRPANTASPRDTLRSFLEDYSVALKESRETGRLTSRTGLAAYDRALQTLNFSTTRDGAARTIQAQRLIYLKEILDRLELPPYDEIPGPEEVREMGLREWVIPKTQMRIVFEENGPAPGTWRFSPRTVELLPRYFRQAKVLPYQPGATEGLHEATENHSKRVMSSEAEVGFRLREANIESPRDTLDTFLINMNQAYELTMQANEMLREDRNQFTDEEIESLDNKINDSLRRAVETLNLSQVAKALRNDVGLESAMQIKEIMDRMGLPPIDMIPDIHMVEDLRKQMHNEGQPIRWTYPNTNIEIVEVMEGDLKGFFLFSSRTIDQAAESYEKVKDIEYRPDSDVYYHFKSKYESPNISPGFYEFYVSTPGNMIPQATPLGRFVENLPDSFHKSFLGQSLWHWVFTLVTYLLALVVSVIIFVGIGRFGANRSMLLKSWLKLFPPLLVSLLIFFATIFITDYINITGTPIFTIINIDGVVRSALLAWAVFCLCRALTETVIALPQIKDESVDASLLRLTSRIIGVLLLLWVLLAGLKDLGLDIWPLIAGLGVGGLAVALAFRPTMENIIGSFMIFADKPYKIGQRVKVLGADGTVESIGLRSTKIRLLSGHITTIPNEKMTTVAIENVGQRPYIRRVFDVTITYDTKPKQINRAVEIIRDILSVPDDQVADRMATAEEKSVHPNTAINKPDFPPRVFFNNLNSDSLNILVIYWYHPPEYWEFLEHANWVNVQIMEQFNAEGIDFAFPTQTLHLAGDPNRELSVGTHWETDEKGQSAINLFSQAAAFGAQSALGNVSFATASDEIRPENRQLNPEKENKSGDTSDAAIEDDIVDPDNNSQQQ, encoded by the coding sequence ATGAAATTGCGCTTTTACTACATTCTCTGTCTGCAAACAGCCTTGTTTTTTTCAGGCGATCTGTTTTCGAAGGACAATACTGAAGTTGGCGAAAACTCTTCTCTCCATGATAACTATGAGCCGCTGAGACCCGCCAACACTGCCAGCCCTCGCGATACGCTTCGCAGCTTTCTTGAAGACTATTCAGTAGCTCTAAAGGAATCTCGTGAGACAGGTCGCTTGACCAGTCGAACAGGTTTAGCTGCCTATGATCGCGCGTTGCAAACACTCAATTTCTCGACCACGCGCGATGGAGCAGCTCGCACGATTCAGGCTCAAAGATTGATTTATCTGAAGGAGATTTTGGACCGTCTGGAGTTACCCCCATATGACGAAATCCCTGGACCTGAAGAGGTTCGAGAAATGGGCCTGCGCGAATGGGTAATCCCTAAAACACAAATGCGAATCGTATTTGAGGAAAACGGCCCTGCCCCGGGTACTTGGCGATTTTCACCACGGACTGTAGAACTATTGCCTCGCTATTTCCGTCAGGCCAAGGTGCTGCCTTATCAGCCCGGTGCCACTGAAGGACTGCATGAGGCAACCGAAAACCATTCCAAGCGAGTGATGAGCTCAGAGGCAGAAGTTGGTTTTCGGTTGCGTGAGGCGAATATTGAAAGCCCTCGCGATACTTTGGATACATTTCTTATCAATATGAATCAGGCTTACGAGTTAACGATGCAGGCTAATGAGATGCTTCGTGAAGATCGTAATCAATTTACAGATGAAGAGATCGAGAGCCTGGATAACAAAATCAACGATAGTCTAAGAAGAGCTGTTGAGACACTGAATCTGTCCCAGGTTGCCAAGGCGTTGCGCAATGACGTGGGCTTAGAATCAGCGATGCAAATCAAAGAGATCATGGACCGAATGGGATTGCCCCCGATAGATATGATTCCCGACATTCACATGGTTGAGGACCTTCGGAAGCAAATGCATAATGAAGGCCAGCCGATTCGCTGGACATACCCTAATACTAATATCGAAATCGTTGAGGTCATGGAAGGAGACCTCAAAGGTTTCTTTTTGTTCAGTTCACGTACAATCGACCAGGCCGCAGAGAGCTATGAAAAGGTAAAGGATATCGAGTATCGGCCCGACTCAGACGTTTATTATCACTTTAAGTCAAAATACGAATCACCGAACATATCGCCTGGCTTCTACGAGTTTTATGTTTCGACGCCAGGTAACATGATACCTCAAGCCACACCTCTTGGGCGCTTTGTTGAGAATTTACCCGACAGCTTCCACAAAAGTTTTTTGGGGCAGTCTTTATGGCATTGGGTTTTCACACTAGTAACATATCTGCTGGCCTTGGTGGTATCAGTCATCATATTTGTAGGTATCGGACGCTTTGGTGCTAATCGCAGTATGCTCTTGAAGTCTTGGTTGAAGCTTTTTCCACCGTTGCTGGTATCCTTACTGATTTTCTTCGCAACGATATTCATCACCGATTATATCAACATCACTGGAACGCCGATTTTTACCATCATAAACATCGATGGTGTGGTCAGGTCTGCTCTCCTTGCCTGGGCTGTTTTCTGTCTTTGCCGGGCATTGACTGAAACCGTCATAGCGTTGCCACAGATTAAAGACGAAAGTGTTGATGCTAGCCTTTTGCGCCTCACCTCGCGCATTATTGGTGTGCTCTTGTTGCTTTGGGTTCTACTGGCTGGATTGAAAGACCTGGGCCTCGATATCTGGCCGCTCATTGCCGGACTCGGAGTCGGCGGCCTCGCTGTTGCGCTAGCCTTTCGTCCCACCATGGAGAATATTATCGGTAGCTTCATGATCTTTGCTGATAAGCCTTACAAAATCGGCCAGCGTGTAAAAGTATTAGGAGCGGATGGCACCGTTGAGTCCATTGGGTTACGCTCGACCAAGATCCGTTTGTTGTCCGGCCATATAACCACCATTCCCAATGAAAAAATGACGACTGTGGCAATTGAGAATGTCGGTCAGCGTCCATACATCAGACGGGTCTTTGATGTAACCATTACTTACGACACCAAGCCCAAGCAGATCAACCGCGCGGTCGAAATCATCCGTGACATTCTTTCCGTACCTGATGATCAGGTAGCTGATAGAATGGCAACCGCTGAAGAGAAAAGCGTTCATCCGAATACTGCCATCAACAAGCCTGACTTTCCTCCGCGCGTTTTTTTCAACAACCTCAATTCAGATTCGCTCAACATTCTAGTGATTTACTGGTATCATCCACCAGAGTATTGGGAATTTCTTGAACACGCCAATTGGGTCAACGTCCAAATCATGGAGCAATTCAATGCCGAGGGCATTGACTTTGCCTTCCCGACACAGACGCTTCACCTCGCCGGTGATCCGAACAGAGAGCTATCGGTCGGAACACACTGGGAAACTGATGAAAAAGGCCAGTCGGCAATTAATCTATTTTCGCAAGCGGCAGCTTTTGGCGCCCAAAGCGCTCTGGGTAATGTCTCCTTTGCGACTGCCAGTGATGAAATTCGCCCTGAAAACCGGCAGTTAAATCCTGAGAAAGAAAATAAAAGCGGTGATACGAGCGATGCGGCAATCGAAGATGATATCGTTGACCCTGACAACAATAGCCAGCAACAATGA
- a CDS encoding peptidylprolyl isomerase, with amino-acid sequence MTNSRVNAQSSADYADGLYAEINTSKGLIVTELEYQKTPLTVINFVGLAEGTKDSNKPAGEPFYDGLTFHRVIPDFMIQGGDPQGNGSGGPGYKFEDEIDPSLKHSGPGILSMANAGPGTNGSQFFITHKATTWLDGKHTVFGKVVKGQDVVDAIDQGDTIETIKIVRVGDDAKAFKADQAAFDELASQSEAKKKQAALEAAKKAEAMIEEKWPDLKTTESGLRYKVLQAPETEDKPAPGSTVTAHYKGTLVDGKQFDSSYDRGQPIQLPVGVGRVIKGWDEALLDMSKGEKRLLVIPSDLAYGPRGRPPVIPPNATLVFEVELIDFK; translated from the coding sequence ATGACTAACTCACGCGTTAATGCCCAGTCCAGTGCTGATTATGCAGATGGACTTTATGCTGAAATCAACACCTCAAAAGGGTTAATTGTTACCGAGCTCGAGTATCAAAAAACTCCTTTGACTGTGATCAACTTTGTTGGCCTGGCCGAAGGCACAAAGGATTCCAACAAACCTGCGGGTGAGCCATTCTATGATGGGCTGACTTTCCATAGAGTTATTCCGGATTTCATGATCCAAGGCGGAGACCCTCAGGGCAACGGCTCAGGCGGACCGGGCTATAAGTTCGAGGATGAAATAGACCCAAGCCTGAAACACTCTGGCCCTGGCATTCTCTCCATGGCAAATGCTGGCCCCGGAACCAATGGTAGCCAGTTTTTCATCACTCACAAGGCGACAACCTGGCTGGACGGTAAACACACCGTATTCGGCAAGGTCGTAAAAGGACAGGATGTTGTCGATGCCATAGATCAGGGGGATACCATTGAAACCATCAAGATTGTTCGCGTCGGTGACGACGCCAAGGCCTTTAAAGCCGACCAAGCTGCTTTTGATGAGCTGGCATCCCAAAGTGAAGCCAAGAAAAAACAAGCAGCACTAGAAGCCGCAAAAAAAGCCGAAGCCATGATCGAAGAGAAATGGCCTGACTTGAAAACAACCGAATCCGGACTGCGCTATAAAGTGCTTCAAGCCCCAGAAACAGAGGACAAACCAGCTCCCGGTTCCACAGTTACGGCCCACTACAAGGGGACGCTTGTGGATGGTAAGCAGTTCGACAGCTCCTATGACCGGGGACAACCCATTCAACTGCCAGTGGGCGTTGGACGTGTGATCAAGGGCTGGGACGAAGCGCTTCTTGATATGAGCAAAGGTGAAAAGCGGTTGCTTGTCATCCCATCAGACCTCGCCTACGGCCCTCGGGGACGCCCGCCAGTTATACCGCCTAATGCGACCCTGGTCTTCGAAGTCGAACTGATTGATTTCAAATAA
- a CDS encoding alpha-L-fucosidase, with protein MTTMTSFEPTFDSLKQYTCPDWFRDAKFGIWSHWGPQSVPMYGDWYARHMYVEGSPQYLYHLRHYGHPSKFGYKDICALWKAEKFDPEGLMEMYKKAGARYFVGQAMHHDNFFNYPSKINRFNSFDVGPGKDICGLWKQAAEKQGLPFGLTEHLGAAFGWWKANKSSDEDGPYAGVKYDGGDPEYRDFYFDNEEELKTYPDKVTCRPWYTKDKKFHDYWLSVMKELIDLFEPDLLYTDGGVPFGLLHEAEQNDPLYANGLEAIAYYYNTSIRKYGENRFVYNQKDRRPEIYKVGVLDIEKSQMPGVMEDPWQTDTCIGNWFYDVRQTFKKPGHVIEMLIDIVAKNGNMLLNILQRPDGSLDPEATYLLDEMASWFAICGEAIHGTRPWRTFGEGDSRVVLDGFKEDKVSWNSADIRFTQKGNTLYAFMLEAPESRVAVIKSLTESDRVASVKLLGAGACEFSQSFGILTVKLPASLPTQYTNCLAVELQ; from the coding sequence ATGACTACCATGACTTCCTTTGAGCCTACTTTCGATTCCTTAAAGCAATATACCTGTCCGGACTGGTTCCGGGATGCGAAGTTCGGTATTTGGAGCCATTGGGGTCCACAAAGTGTTCCTATGTATGGCGATTGGTATGCACGCCATATGTATGTGGAGGGAAGTCCGCAGTATCTATACCATCTACGCCATTACGGCCATCCTTCCAAATTCGGCTATAAGGATATATGTGCACTTTGGAAGGCAGAGAAGTTTGACCCGGAAGGTCTAATGGAAATGTATAAGAAGGCTGGGGCAAGATACTTTGTCGGCCAGGCGATGCATCATGATAACTTCTTCAATTATCCTTCCAAGATCAATCGCTTCAATTCTTTCGATGTCGGTCCAGGCAAGGATATCTGCGGTTTATGGAAGCAAGCGGCGGAGAAGCAGGGCTTACCATTCGGATTGACTGAGCACCTGGGTGCAGCGTTTGGTTGGTGGAAGGCGAACAAATCCTCTGATGAAGACGGTCCCTATGCTGGTGTGAAGTATGACGGTGGTGATCCAGAGTATCGTGACTTTTATTTTGATAACGAAGAGGAGCTCAAGACATACCCTGACAAGGTTACCTGTCGCCCATGGTATACAAAGGATAAAAAATTTCACGACTACTGGTTGTCGGTCATGAAGGAGCTGATCGATTTGTTCGAACCCGATTTGCTTTACACTGATGGTGGTGTGCCTTTTGGGCTTTTGCATGAAGCTGAACAAAATGATCCGCTTTATGCGAACGGCTTGGAGGCTATTGCTTATTATTACAATACCTCGATCCGTAAGTATGGAGAGAACCGTTTCGTTTACAACCAGAAGGATCGTCGCCCGGAGATTTACAAGGTTGGTGTGCTCGATATCGAGAAAAGCCAGATGCCGGGTGTTATGGAAGATCCATGGCAGACGGATACCTGCATTGGTAACTGGTTCTATGATGTTCGCCAAACTTTCAAGAAACCTGGTCATGTCATCGAGATGTTGATCGATATTGTGGCAAAGAATGGCAACATGTTGCTCAATATCCTGCAGCGTCCTGATGGCTCTCTCGACCCGGAAGCGACCTATCTACTCGACGAAATGGCTTCATGGTTCGCTATTTGCGGTGAAGCCATTCATGGCACGCGCCCATGGCGTACTTTTGGTGAAGGAGATAGTCGGGTCGTTCTTGATGGTTTTAAAGAGGATAAGGTAAGCTGGAACAGTGCAGACATACGCTTCACTCAGAAAGGCAATACACTCTACGCATTCATGCTTGAAGCTCCTGAAAGCCGTGTTGCGGTGATCAAGAGCCTGACCGAAAGTGACAGGGTTGCATCTGTAAAGCTGCTTGGTGCCGGAGCCTGTGAATTCAGTCAGAGTTTTGGGATTCTTACGGTCAAGCTACCTGCTTCACTGCCTACGCAATACACTAACTGTCTGGCAGTGGAGTTACAGTAA